The following coding sequences are from one Verrucomicrobiota bacterium window:
- a CDS encoding SDR family NAD(P)-dependent oxidoreductase has protein sequence MKQNELKGKIALVTGASKGLGKAMALALAEAGATLALVSRDEKLLTETANAIRALGTEAEIFRTDVADEAQVIALEKAVTARFGKIHILINNAGINLRKPITDFTLEEWTRVQTTNVTSAFLMCRAFVPHLKGQGYGRIINLTSMMSHVSLPGRTAYSTSKTALLGFTKALALELAPEKITVNGISPGPCATEINKALMENAELTQFFLSRIPLGRWGKPEEVAQVAVFLCAEAASFITGTDIVIDGGWLSQ, from the coding sequence ATGAAACAAAACGAACTCAAAGGCAAAATCGCGCTCGTAACGGGCGCAAGTAAAGGACTTGGCAAGGCCATGGCGTTGGCCCTGGCCGAGGCTGGCGCAACTCTGGCGCTGGTTTCCCGTGATGAAAAATTGCTCACGGAAACCGCTAATGCCATTCGCGCACTGGGCACCGAGGCGGAAATCTTTCGCACCGATGTTGCGGACGAAGCCCAGGTTATCGCGCTGGAAAAGGCGGTGACGGCGCGCTTTGGTAAAATCCACATCCTTATCAACAACGCCGGCATCAATCTGCGGAAGCCCATCACCGACTTCACGCTGGAGGAGTGGACCCGGGTGCAAACCACCAACGTCACCAGCGCCTTTCTGATGTGCCGCGCGTTTGTGCCGCACCTGAAAGGGCAGGGATATGGCCGTATTATTAACCTGACCTCGATGATGAGCCATGTCTCGCTGCCGGGACGTACCGCGTACTCTACCAGTAAGACTGCGCTGCTGGGATTCACCAAGGCGTTGGCTTTGGAACTGGCCCCTGAAAAAATCACCGTCAACGGTATCAGCCCGGGGCCGTGCGCCACGGAAATTAACAAGGCGCTGATGGAAAATGCGGAACTGACGCAATTCTTCCTTTCACGCATCCCGTTGGGCCGCTGGGGCAAACCGGAGGAAGTGGCCCAAGTCGCGGTCTTTCTGTGTGCCGAGGCCGCCAGTTTTATCACGGGTACGGATATAGTTATTGATGGCGGCTGGCTTTCCCAGTAA
- a CDS encoding nucleoside hydrolase: MNTYCKYLWSGLMAVLITPTVWVAGAEASASRAAITPAKIIFDTDIGNDVDDVMALAMLHALQRQGQCELLAVTITKKDRLAAPFTAAVNAFYGREDLPIGVGANAVDTGGSKFLKLAEATDDGKPRFPQKLTGQTLPEAVQLIRNTLSQQPDRSVCLVQVGFFSNLAALLDSQPDAFSPLNGKELIKQKVKLLSIMAGSFQTIKHNNHYLEYNVIKDIPAAQKLEREWPSPIVWSGYEIGIAAAYPSVSIERDYQYVPHHPVAEAYCLYNPPPHDRPTWDLTAALYAVFPDRGYFDLSSAGQVTVEADGFTRFTPKKNGRDSFLIVNDLQVARLKETFVRLCSQPPPGLPSSK; the protein is encoded by the coding sequence ATGAATACATATTGCAAATATCTATGGTCCGGCCTGATGGCCGTACTAATAACTCCAACCGTTTGGGTTGCCGGTGCCGAGGCATCCGCCTCGCGGGCCGCAATCACACCCGCCAAAATCATTTTCGATACCGACATTGGCAATGACGTGGACGATGTCATGGCATTGGCCATGTTGCATGCGCTGCAACGCCAGGGACAGTGCGAATTGCTGGCGGTCACCATCACCAAAAAGGATCGGCTGGCCGCTCCCTTCACGGCGGCGGTGAATGCCTTTTACGGGCGGGAAGACCTCCCCATTGGCGTGGGTGCCAACGCCGTGGACACCGGCGGCAGTAAATTCCTCAAGCTGGCCGAAGCAACTGATGACGGGAAACCACGCTTCCCGCAAAAGCTGACCGGGCAAACCCTGCCGGAGGCGGTGCAACTGATACGCAATACGCTGAGCCAGCAGCCGGATCGCTCGGTGTGCCTGGTGCAGGTGGGTTTCTTTTCAAACCTGGCAGCCCTGCTGGATTCGCAGCCAGACGCGTTCTCCCCATTGAACGGCAAGGAACTGATCAAGCAAAAGGTGAAACTGCTTTCCATCATGGCGGGCTCGTTCCAAACCATTAAGCACAATAATCATTATCTGGAATACAACGTGATCAAGGATATTCCCGCCGCGCAAAAATTGGAACGCGAATGGCCCTCCCCCATTGTTTGGAGCGGTTACGAAATCGGTATTGCCGCCGCGTATCCGTCCGTAAGCATCGAGCGGGATTACCAATACGTCCCCCACCATCCAGTGGCCGAGGCGTATTGTCTGTATAATCCGCCGCCGCACGATCGCCCCACATGGGATTTGACTGCCGCACTGTATGCGGTGTTCCCGGACCGCGGCTACTTCGATCTTTCCTCAGCCGGACAGGTAACCGTCGAAGCGGACGGCTTTACCCGGTTCACCCCGAAAAAGAACGGGCGGGATTCATTCCTGATTGTCAACGACCTGCAAGTGGCGCGACTGAAGGAAACCTTCGTGCGTCTTTGCAGCCAGCCACCGCCAGGACTGCCGTCCAGCAAGTAA
- a CDS encoding discoidin domain-containing protein has product MKTTRLLILALWMTGLQLTGMAETISLQGDWRCQVDSENKGATEQWFARELSGTMKLPGTLDEAGLGPKNTKPPTLEGPYRLYDYAGPAWYQRDIEIPAAWQGKRVTLFLERCRWVTTVWLDDKRIGTQDSLIAPHQYDFGTDVKPGKHRLTICVDNTVKINLGKFVSALFGGTWGNMNGIVGRMELGTTPPVWIEDLQVYPQFASKTVLVKGRLGNATGQAGQGTLGLKLSFHHDARPTPVHKIQVSWDSSGGTFNAELPITDAGQGVKLWDEFSPNMYQVDAFLNEGADWKAVSFGFRKFAVKGTQFTLNDRPVYLRGTLECSVFPLTGYPPTDVPAWQRIYRIMKSYGLNHIRFHSWCPPEAAFAAADVEGIIIQAEGPQANVNVGSDPARDAFIEAEFKRIVDTYGNHPSFCTMTLGNEYGGKDELLTRWVEMLIQRDPRHLYSSASSAQTTTNRQWTESPSGRGIPGAGTERDLSAIVAKDARPIIGHEIGQWMYFPDFNEMKKYTGVMAVKNFEMIRDDLEKKHLLDLAPKYVDASGRFATLLYKEEIEVLLRTPGYAGFSLLDLHDYPTQGTALIGPLDPFWESKGFITPEAYRRFCGATVPLLRMPKRTYASDEPFTATTDLAHYGSADLERAQPVWKITDAQGREIAAGQLPELKVPTGKLTALGAINASFAKVTAAGKLKVTISLSGTEIYNDWEIWVYPANVMAQPPANVVVCEKWDKAQAALGEGKKVVYFATSANTKTSMRGKYLPVFWSPVWFPSQKPNTMGLLCDPQHPLLAQFPTEFHSNWQWYELMQRSRLFILDETPADYRPLVQVIDNFARNHKLGAVFEGRVGSGQLLVCGFDLPAMAKDPAARQLLASLYQYVGSPAFAPKQELGLDLLEKLFVPKYSNQLQALGAKVRGDSQLADYAAEYAVDGDPNTMWHTPWNEPAPKFPHYLIVELPQPAKFAGLTCLPRQDGNRNGWIKDYAVHVSADGKDWGAPVAQGAFPRNDGLQTVKFAQPVTTRFLKFIAVSGFDATKPYASLAELDVIPVP; this is encoded by the coding sequence GGCCCTGCGTGGTACCAGCGTGATATCGAGATTCCGGCAGCCTGGCAGGGGAAACGGGTGACGTTGTTTCTGGAACGCTGCCGCTGGGTGACCACCGTCTGGTTGGATGACAAGCGCATTGGCACCCAGGACAGCTTGATCGCGCCGCATCAATACGATTTCGGCACGGATGTAAAACCTGGCAAGCATCGGTTGACCATCTGCGTGGATAATACCGTCAAAATTAACCTCGGGAAGTTTGTGTCGGCCCTGTTCGGCGGCACGTGGGGCAATATGAATGGCATTGTGGGTCGTATGGAATTGGGGACCACCCCGCCGGTGTGGATTGAGGACCTCCAGGTTTACCCTCAGTTCGCAAGCAAAACGGTGCTCGTCAAGGGCCGCCTTGGGAATGCCACCGGCCAGGCCGGGCAAGGCACGCTGGGACTGAAGCTATCTTTTCACCATGATGCCAGACCCACACCGGTTCATAAAATTCAAGTGTCCTGGGATTCCAGCGGCGGCACGTTCAATGCGGAGTTGCCGATCACGGATGCCGGTCAAGGCGTAAAGCTTTGGGATGAATTCTCCCCCAATATGTATCAGGTGGATGCGTTTCTGAACGAGGGTGCGGACTGGAAGGCGGTCAGTTTTGGTTTCCGCAAGTTCGCAGTCAAAGGCACTCAGTTCACGCTGAACGACCGGCCAGTATATCTGCGCGGGACACTGGAGTGTTCGGTCTTTCCGCTCACCGGCTATCCGCCGACCGATGTGCCGGCGTGGCAGCGGATTTACCGGATCATGAAATCGTACGGCTTGAATCATATTCGCTTCCATTCGTGGTGCCCGCCGGAAGCGGCCTTCGCCGCCGCGGACGTGGAAGGCATCATAATCCAAGCCGAAGGGCCGCAAGCCAATGTCAATGTCGGCTCCGATCCGGCGCGCGATGCGTTCATCGAGGCGGAGTTCAAGCGCATCGTGGATACCTATGGCAATCATCCCTCCTTTTGCACCATGACGCTGGGCAACGAGTACGGCGGCAAGGATGAACTCTTGACGCGCTGGGTGGAGATGCTTATTCAGCGAGATCCGCGTCATCTCTATTCCTCGGCCTCCTCCGCGCAGACGACCACCAACCGGCAGTGGACGGAATCGCCCAGCGGCCGTGGCATTCCCGGTGCAGGCACGGAGCGCGATTTGAGCGCCATTGTGGCAAAGGATGCTCGACCAATCATCGGCCATGAGATCGGCCAATGGATGTACTTCCCGGATTTCAACGAGATGAAAAAATATACCGGCGTGATGGCGGTGAAGAATTTCGAGATGATCCGCGACGACCTGGAAAAGAAGCATCTGCTTGATCTTGCGCCGAAGTACGTGGATGCCAGCGGACGCTTCGCCACGCTGCTCTACAAGGAGGAAATCGAGGTGCTGCTGCGCACGCCGGGCTATGCCGGATTTTCTCTGCTCGACCTGCATGATTACCCGACCCAGGGTACCGCGCTGATCGGCCCGCTCGATCCGTTTTGGGAGTCGAAAGGATTCATCACCCCGGAAGCGTACCGGCGCTTCTGCGGGGCGACGGTGCCGCTGTTGCGGATGCCCAAGCGCACCTACGCCAGCGATGAACCGTTCACCGCCACTACCGATCTCGCGCACTACGGCTCGGCGGATTTGGAACGCGCGCAGCCAGTTTGGAAGATTACGGACGCCCAGGGGCGCGAGATTGCCGCCGGGCAGTTACCCGAGTTAAAGGTGCCGACCGGCAAACTGACGGCGCTCGGCGCAATCAACGCCTCGTTTGCCAAAGTCACCGCCGCCGGTAAACTGAAAGTGACGATTTCGTTGTCGGGCACGGAAATCTACAATGATTGGGAAATCTGGGTTTATCCCGCCAATGTGATGGCCCAGCCGCCGGCCAATGTCGTGGTGTGCGAGAAATGGGATAAGGCGCAGGCGGCGCTGGGCGAAGGGAAGAAAGTGGTGTACTTTGCCACCTCGGCTAATACCAAGACCTCCATGCGTGGCAAATATTTGCCGGTCTTCTGGAGCCCCGTCTGGTTCCCGAGCCAGAAACCCAATACCATGGGGCTGTTGTGCGACCCGCAGCATCCGCTGCTCGCGCAGTTCCCCACTGAGTTTCACAGCAACTGGCAATGGTACGAACTCATGCAGCGCTCGCGCCTGTTCATCCTCGATGAGACCCCCGCCGATTACCGTCCGCTGGTGCAGGTGATTGATAACTTCGCGCGCAACCACAAGCTCGGGGCGGTATTTGAGGGGCGCGTGGGAAGCGGCCAATTGCTGGTGTGCGGCTTCGACCTGCCGGCCATGGCAAAAGACCCGGCGGCGCGGCAATTGCTGGCCAGCCTGTACCAATACGTTGGTTCGCCGGCGTTTGCGCCGAAGCAGGAACTGGGTCTGGACCTGCTCGAAAAACTGTTTGTGCCGAAATACTCCAACCAGTTGCAAGCCCTGGGTGCCAAGGTTCGCGGGGACAGCCAGTTGGCTGATTATGCCGCCGAATACGCCGTGGATGGCGATCCCAATACCATGTGGCACACCCCGTGGAATGAACCCGCTCCCAAATTTCCGCATTACCTGATCGTCGAACTGCCGCAACCGGCCAAATTCGCTGGCCTCACCTGTCTTCCACGTCAGGACGGGAACCGCAACGGCTGGATCAAGGACTATGCGGTGCATGTCAGCGCCGACGGCAAGGATTGGGGTGCGCCGGTGGCCCAGGGGGCTTTCCCCCGCAACGACGGCTTGCAAACCGTGAAATTCGCGCAGCCGGTGACCACCCGGTTCCTGAAATTCATCGCCGTCAGCGGCTTCGACGCCACTAAGCCGTACGCCTCATTGGCTGAACTGGATGTAATTCCAGTGCCATAA